A single genomic interval of Stieleria maiorica harbors:
- a CDS encoding alginate export family protein: MPPLKQARRRAFALALLAGFAAAPTAMAETPPGLVDTVVLDATDSPQGDVQLVADTQYADTPYVAYLNDAAPLVDAPQAEAPQPVPMDDPAPAATVDADAIAAPVVTSCNCCTTPCCTKAKKAAATAAMKSAYAGVFYANNFSYLNDPCYDGPSFIGDNLKGLLGGKLDIGGEARMRYHNENNHRGLGLTGVDDSFFLTRYRMFANLRVNQYFRVYGEYLYADSGGETFNNRPIEENRGEIQNLFLDTKLTESLNLRLGRQELLFGDQRLISPLDWANTRRSFQGVRGTYTGDAWTVDGFFVNPLNRNFANESKIDDANEDVDFYGVYASNSGTALGTMDLYYLGLDNQALDFDYHTLGSRVVGSTDAGVLYAIEGGVQFGSNSPGFGDHSAGFFTGGLGRQLSICTACGEWKPTVWFWYDWASGGDDFPAARGDDSFDHLFPLAHKYLGLMDLFARRNINDVNFQFITPILGDKVKLMLWYHHFFLDQATTPYGVTEAPFNSVAAAGDKELGQEIDMVVTCAINPRTNVQIGYSHFRAGDYYDTTAGVPTNADADFFWTQFQWRF, encoded by the coding sequence ATGCCTCCACTTAAACAGGCTCGCCGGCGTGCATTCGCGCTGGCCTTACTTGCCGGCTTCGCCGCCGCTCCGACGGCGATGGCTGAAACACCCCCTGGGTTGGTCGACACCGTGGTGCTCGACGCGACCGACTCGCCCCAAGGCGACGTGCAACTGGTAGCCGACACACAGTATGCCGACACACCGTATGTCGCTTATCTGAACGACGCCGCTCCGCTGGTCGATGCACCGCAAGCGGAAGCCCCCCAACCGGTTCCGATGGACGATCCGGCTCCCGCGGCCACCGTCGATGCCGATGCGATCGCAGCGCCCGTCGTGACCAGCTGCAACTGCTGCACGACGCCCTGCTGCACCAAAGCCAAAAAAGCGGCGGCGACCGCGGCGATGAAAAGCGCCTACGCCGGGGTGTTCTACGCCAACAACTTTAGCTACCTGAACGATCCCTGCTACGACGGCCCTTCGTTCATCGGCGACAACCTGAAAGGATTGCTCGGCGGAAAGTTGGACATCGGTGGTGAAGCGCGGATGCGCTACCACAACGAGAACAACCATCGCGGCTTGGGATTGACCGGCGTCGATGATTCGTTTTTCTTGACCCGCTATCGAATGTTCGCCAATCTGCGCGTCAACCAGTACTTCCGCGTCTATGGGGAGTACCTGTACGCCGATTCGGGCGGAGAGACATTCAACAACCGCCCGATCGAAGAGAACCGCGGCGAGATCCAGAACCTGTTCCTGGACACCAAGTTGACCGAATCGTTGAACCTGCGTCTGGGACGCCAGGAATTGCTGTTCGGTGACCAGCGGCTGATTTCACCGCTGGATTGGGCCAACACGCGACGATCCTTCCAAGGTGTTCGCGGGACCTACACCGGTGATGCCTGGACCGTGGACGGTTTCTTCGTGAACCCGCTGAACCGTAACTTTGCCAACGAAAGCAAGATCGACGATGCCAACGAAGACGTCGATTTCTACGGCGTTTACGCCAGCAACAGCGGAACGGCGCTGGGCACGATGGACCTGTACTACCTGGGTCTGGATAACCAAGCGCTCGACTTCGATTACCACACGCTCGGCTCACGTGTCGTCGGATCAACCGACGCCGGTGTGCTGTACGCCATCGAAGGCGGCGTCCAATTCGGTTCCAACAGCCCCGGCTTTGGCGACCACAGCGCCGGGTTCTTCACCGGCGGTTTGGGCCGACAGCTGAGCATCTGCACGGCCTGTGGCGAGTGGAAACCGACCGTTTGGTTCTGGTACGACTGGGCCTCCGGCGGCGACGATTTCCCGGCCGCTCGCGGTGACGACAGCTTCGACCACCTGTTCCCGCTGGCACACAAGTACCTGGGTCTGATGGACTTGTTCGCACGTCGCAACATCAACGACGTCAACTTCCAGTTCATCACACCGATCCTGGGTGACAAGGTCAAGCTGATGCTGTGGTACCACCACTTCTTCTTGGACCAAGCCACCACGCCCTACGGTGTCACCGAAGCGCCCTTCAACAGCGTCGCCGCCGCCGGCGACAAGGAACTGGGGCAAGAGATCGACATGGTCGTGACATGTGCCATCAACCCGCGGACGAACGTCCAAATCGGTTACTCGCACTTCCGCGCCGGTGACTACTACGACACCACCGCGGGCGTCCCCACCAACGCCGACGCCGACTTCTTCTGGACCCAGTTCCAGTGGCGATTCTAA
- a CDS encoding CmpA/NrtA family ABC transporter substrate-binding protein, which produces MVSVSVLQVGCSDSEISLEDLEAAAAKLETANLEAGAATDQAVVEILDVEKPNLKFGFIKLTDCAPLVIAKEKGYFEEEGLNVEVEAQSNWKVLLDRVIDGQLDGAHMLAGQPIGATIGVGTQAHIVTAYSLDYNGNGITVSNEIWKQMQENDPALKSETPEHPISATSLKPIVDSYNQAGKDFNMGMVFPVSTHNYEIRYWLAAAGIHPGMYSEENIQGTIDADVLLSVTPPPQMPGNLEAGTILGYCVGEPWNQQAVVKGIGVPVTTNYDIWKNNPEKVFGVTKEWDEKYPNTHLAVIKALIRAGKWLDATDENGVLVNRQEAAKILSGKDYVGADEDVIDNSMTGTFVFQQSDVRPMPDFNVFFKYYASYPHYSDCVWFLTQMRRWGQITEGKPASWYEETAKEIYKPEIYRKAAAMLVAEGKASAEDFPAEGYDGYREVSSDFIDGTVYDAKDPVGYINSFAIGNKDPEALAKQ; this is translated from the coding sequence TTGGTTTCCGTCAGTGTCTTGCAAGTCGGTTGTTCCGATTCCGAGATCTCGCTGGAGGACTTGGAAGCAGCCGCTGCCAAATTGGAAACCGCCAATCTGGAAGCGGGCGCCGCCACGGACCAAGCGGTCGTGGAGATCCTGGATGTCGAAAAGCCCAACCTGAAGTTCGGGTTCATCAAGTTGACCGATTGTGCCCCGCTGGTCATCGCCAAAGAAAAGGGATACTTCGAAGAAGAAGGGCTGAACGTCGAGGTCGAAGCTCAATCCAATTGGAAAGTGTTGTTGGATCGTGTGATCGACGGGCAGCTTGACGGAGCCCACATGCTGGCCGGTCAGCCGATCGGCGCGACGATCGGTGTCGGAACTCAAGCTCACATCGTGACCGCCTATAGCTTGGACTACAACGGAAACGGGATTACGGTCAGCAATGAGATCTGGAAGCAGATGCAAGAGAATGATCCGGCGTTAAAGTCGGAGACCCCCGAGCATCCGATTTCTGCGACTTCTCTCAAACCCATCGTCGATTCGTACAACCAGGCAGGTAAAGATTTCAACATGGGGATGGTTTTCCCCGTCAGTACACACAACTACGAAATTCGATATTGGCTGGCCGCGGCGGGAATTCATCCCGGGATGTACAGCGAAGAGAATATTCAGGGGACCATCGACGCGGACGTCTTGTTGTCCGTCACTCCTCCGCCACAGATGCCCGGCAATCTTGAAGCCGGGACGATCCTCGGTTACTGCGTCGGCGAACCGTGGAATCAGCAAGCGGTCGTCAAAGGCATCGGTGTCCCGGTCACGACCAACTATGACATCTGGAAGAATAATCCCGAGAAAGTGTTCGGCGTGACCAAGGAGTGGGACGAGAAGTATCCCAACACGCACTTGGCCGTGATCAAGGCGCTGATCCGAGCCGGTAAATGGCTCGACGCGACCGACGAGAACGGCGTGTTGGTCAATCGTCAGGAAGCCGCCAAGATTCTCTCGGGCAAGGATTACGTCGGTGCCGACGAAGACGTGATCGACAACAGCATGACCGGCACGTTTGTCTTTCAGCAATCCGACGTGCGGCCGATGCCCGACTTCAACGTCTTCTTCAAGTACTACGCCAGCTACCCGCACTACAGCGACTGCGTTTGGTTCTTGACCCAAATGCGACGCTGGGGCCAGATCACCGAAGGCAAGCCGGCCAGCTGGTATGAGGAAACCGCGAAAGAAATCTACAAGCCGGAGATCTATCGCAAGGCCGCGGCGATGTTGGTCGCCGAGGGCAAGGCATCGGCCGAGGACTTTCCCGCCGAAGGTTACGACGGTTATCGAGAGGTCAGCAGCGACTTCATCGACGGGACCGTGTACGACGCCAAAGACCCCGTGGGCTACATCAACAGCTTTGCGATCGGCAACAAGGACCCAGAGGCCTTGGCCAAGCAGTAA
- a CDS encoding ABC transporter permease, producing the protein MNWRGNALKFCDVAGLPALEPFVRLVAGEDVKEQLKGIAKFVVLPIAAVAVFLMLWSAAARTVITDSMRLPSPTDTWTAGKELFAMHSAQRADDRKAKQEKTMQAVEYLAQANIVTKQAQAASGEKKEKLLANALVLKKKAVQAANYRPSSAPTFVDQIITSLKTVFVGFAIATLIAVPIGVLCGMSPWCNAALTPFIQVFKPVSPLAWLPLAFLIIVWAYSGTKPGETFFDKAFLISAITVSLCSLWPTLVNTTLGVASVDKDYMNVARVLKLSWSQQLFKIILPASLPLMFAGLRISLGVGWMVLIAADMLAQNPGLGKFVWDEFQNGSSQTYARIAFSVIIIGLIGLVLDRIMIFMRNLVSFGDPQAA; encoded by the coding sequence ATGAATTGGCGTGGAAATGCACTGAAGTTCTGTGACGTTGCGGGGCTGCCCGCACTGGAGCCCTTTGTCCGGCTGGTCGCCGGTGAAGACGTCAAAGAACAGCTCAAAGGGATCGCAAAGTTCGTCGTGCTGCCGATCGCGGCGGTCGCCGTGTTTTTGATGTTGTGGTCCGCGGCGGCCCGAACGGTGATCACCGACAGCATGCGGCTGCCCAGCCCGACCGACACCTGGACCGCCGGCAAGGAACTGTTCGCCATGCATTCGGCTCAGCGTGCCGATGACCGCAAGGCCAAGCAGGAAAAAACGATGCAGGCGGTCGAGTACTTGGCCCAAGCCAACATCGTCACCAAGCAAGCCCAGGCCGCATCGGGCGAGAAAAAGGAAAAGCTGTTGGCAAACGCGTTGGTGCTGAAGAAGAAGGCCGTGCAGGCGGCGAACTATCGTCCCTCCAGTGCACCGACCTTTGTCGACCAGATCATCACCAGTTTGAAAACGGTCTTTGTCGGTTTCGCGATTGCCACACTGATCGCCGTCCCGATCGGCGTTCTGTGTGGCATGAGCCCGTGGTGCAACGCCGCGTTGACCCCGTTCATTCAAGTGTTCAAACCGGTCAGCCCGCTGGCATGGTTGCCGCTGGCGTTCTTGATCATCGTCTGGGCCTACTCGGGGACCAAGCCGGGCGAGACGTTCTTTGACAAGGCGTTTTTGATTTCCGCGATCACGGTTTCGTTGTGTTCCCTGTGGCCGACCCTGGTCAACACGACGCTGGGCGTCGCCAGCGTGGACAAGGATTACATGAACGTCGCGCGGGTGTTGAAACTTTCCTGGAGCCAACAACTGTTCAAGATCATCCTGCCGGCCAGTCTGCCGCTGATGTTTGCCGGGCTGCGCATCAGTCTGGGCGTCGGCTGGATGGTCTTGATCGCCGCCGACATGCTGGCCCAAAACCCGGGCCTTGGGAAATTCGTCTGGGACGAGTTCCAAAACGGCAGCAGCCAAACGTACGCCCGCATCGCGTTCAGCGTGATCATCATCGGTTTGATCGGCTTGGTGCTGGACCGAATCATGATTTTCATGCGGAACCTGGTCAGCTTCGGCGACCCCCAAGCCGCTTGA
- a CDS encoding ABC transporter ATP-binding protein, whose amino-acid sequence MSIAVLDRPRSKAIARPAPPEPLISMRNVCKGYGSGVTRNEVLRNINLNLRKGEFLAIVGFSGSGKTTLTKLLAGLETPDSGEIVMENEIIKGPSQERGIVFQNYSLLPWLTVRGNISLSVDRVFSHWSRGERRDHVEKFIEMVGLSHAVHRRPHELSGGMRQRVSLARTLAMKPNVLLLDEPLSALDALTRSVLQEEILKIWEEERQTCLLITNDVDEAILLADRIVPLNPGPNASLGPAFSVELDRPRDKTALNHNETFKGLRNAVTNYLVAVRQKSRDDEALSSESAPIELPELKPRSLRMPRGRAG is encoded by the coding sequence ATGAGCATTGCAGTCCTCGATCGGCCAAGATCCAAAGCGATCGCCCGCCCCGCGCCGCCCGAGCCGCTGATTTCGATGCGGAACGTTTGCAAGGGGTACGGCAGTGGCGTTACCCGCAACGAAGTCCTCCGCAACATCAACCTCAATCTACGCAAAGGGGAATTCCTGGCGATCGTCGGTTTTTCCGGCAGCGGCAAAACCACGCTGACGAAGTTGCTGGCCGGGTTGGAAACGCCCGACAGTGGCGAGATCGTGATGGAGAACGAGATCATCAAGGGACCCAGCCAGGAACGCGGCATCGTGTTCCAAAACTATTCCTTGCTGCCTTGGTTGACCGTTCGCGGCAACATTTCCCTGTCGGTCGATCGAGTGTTTTCACACTGGTCGCGCGGCGAGCGGCGTGACCACGTCGAAAAGTTCATCGAGATGGTCGGCCTGTCGCATGCCGTGCACCGTCGGCCGCACGAATTGTCCGGTGGGATGCGGCAACGCGTCTCGCTGGCCAGGACGCTGGCGATGAAGCCCAACGTCTTGTTGCTGGACGAACCCCTGTCGGCACTCGACGCGCTGACCCGCAGCGTCCTTCAAGAAGAGATCCTGAAGATCTGGGAAGAAGAACGTCAAACGTGCCTGTTGATCACCAACGACGTCGACGAGGCGATCTTGTTGGCCGACCGAATCGTTCCGCTGAACCCAGGACCCAACGCATCGCTGGGGCCGGCTTTTTCGGTCGAATTGGATCGTCCGCGCGACAAGACCGCACTGAATCACAACGAGACGTTCAAAGGGCTGCGTAACGCGGTCACCAATTATCTGGTCGCCGTGCGGCAAAAATCGCGCGACGACGAAGCGTTGTCGTCCGAGTCGGCGCCGATCGAATTACCCGAATTGAAACCGCGCAGTCTGCGGATGCCGCGTGGACGCGCCGGTTGA
- a CDS encoding ABC transporter ATP-binding protein: MAGFVEMFRLGKTYDTPNGPAVIVEEFNLNLAKGEYVCLLGHSGCGKSTVLTMTAGLNPITHGGIVIDGHEIEGPGPDRGVVFQSPCLMPWMTAMENVLLGVNQVYPHGTKAQRHDIAAYYLTLVGLGNSLHTRASALSQGMQQRVGIARAFALKPKMLLLDEPFGMLDSLTRMELQEILLEILIRDKVTTMMITHDVDEALFMSDKVVMMTNGPRARVGKVFEMPFDRPRVRAEVLDHPDYYDLRGDMIQFLEDQDHKKLKADAEALEAKKQAEQEPQPAGA, translated from the coding sequence ATGGCCGGTTTTGTAGAAATGTTTCGCCTCGGCAAGACATACGACACGCCCAATGGCCCGGCGGTCATTGTCGAAGAGTTCAATTTGAACCTGGCGAAAGGCGAATACGTTTGTCTGCTCGGCCACAGCGGCTGCGGCAAGAGCACCGTGCTGACGATGACGGCCGGGTTGAATCCGATCACCCACGGCGGGATCGTCATCGACGGCCATGAAATCGAAGGCCCCGGCCCCGACCGCGGTGTGGTCTTTCAATCGCCGTGCCTGATGCCCTGGATGACGGCGATGGAAAACGTGCTGTTGGGCGTCAACCAGGTCTATCCGCACGGAACCAAGGCACAACGACACGACATCGCGGCGTATTACCTGACGCTGGTCGGCCTCGGCAACAGCCTCCACACCCGCGCCTCTGCTCTCAGCCAAGGGATGCAGCAACGCGTCGGAATTGCCAGGGCGTTCGCCCTCAAACCCAAGATGCTGTTGTTGGACGAACCCTTCGGCATGCTCGATTCGCTGACGCGGATGGAACTGCAAGAGATCCTGCTGGAGATTTTGATCCGCGACAAAGTCACCACGATGATGATCACGCACGACGTCGACGAGGCGCTCTTCATGAGCGACAAGGTCGTGATGATGACCAACGGGCCGCGGGCACGTGTCGGCAAGGTGTTCGAGATGCCGTTCGACAGGCCGCGGGTCCGCGCCGAAGTTCTGGATCACCCCGACTACTACGACTTGCGGGGCGACATGATCCAGTTCCTGGAAGACCAGGACCACAAAAAACTGAAAGCCGACGCCGAAGCATTGGAAGCGAAGAAGCAGGCCGAACAGGAACCGCAACCGGCCGGCGCGTAG
- a CDS encoding GAF domain-containing protein, producing the protein MIAATSNHSFLTNVIALEVDPSGTMPTCGIAVADRAVAASIESGLPTIKQTVEGEAEAVAICIPIYRAGQITSAVIMIGNTSERTVGVMEIWQPIGEHDELNLTQGYFGPLERFQNVSSFVRFEKGSGLPGQVWRNLGFVIHDNLPTHAGFLRAAGASAESLQVAVGIPVFGDDFLATAVLISSDSAPIARGYEVWRCGEDEFLLESSAYQRLEQSLMYEGSATVPMEGTLPGLAFASGAATISEDPEIVFSGRPIGGGKPCKGVAIPFFEQDRITNILTLLL; encoded by the coding sequence ATGATCGCAGCCACATCCAATCATTCGTTTTTGACCAACGTGATCGCGTTGGAAGTCGACCCCAGCGGCACCATGCCGACCTGCGGAATCGCCGTCGCCGACCGCGCGGTCGCCGCATCGATCGAATCGGGGTTGCCGACGATCAAGCAAACCGTCGAGGGCGAAGCCGAAGCCGTCGCGATCTGCATCCCGATCTATCGTGCCGGGCAAATCACCTCGGCCGTCATCATGATCGGCAATACCAGCGAACGCACCGTCGGCGTCATGGAAATCTGGCAGCCGATCGGCGAACATGACGAGCTTAACCTGACCCAAGGCTACTTCGGACCACTGGAACGGTTCCAAAACGTCAGCTCGTTTGTCCGTTTCGAAAAGGGATCGGGGTTGCCGGGCCAAGTGTGGCGGAACCTCGGCTTCGTGATTCACGACAACCTGCCCACCCATGCCGGTTTCCTGCGGGCGGCCGGGGCGTCGGCCGAATCGTTGCAAGTCGCGGTCGGGATCCCGGTGTTCGGCGACGACTTTTTGGCGACCGCCGTGCTGATCAGCTCCGACTCCGCCCCGATCGCACGCGGATACGAAGTCTGGCGATGCGGCGAGGACGAGTTCCTGCTGGAATCGAGTGCGTATCAACGGCTGGAACAATCGCTGATGTACGAGGGATCCGCGACCGTGCCGATGGAAGGCACGCTTCCCGGATTGGCGTTCGCTTCGGGCGCCGCGACGATCAGCGAAGATCCCGAGATCGTCTTTTCGGGGCGTCCCATCGGCGGCGGAAAACCCTGCAAGGGTGTCGCGATCCCGTTCTTCGAACAGGATCGGATCACCAACATCTTGACACTGCTGTTGTAG
- a CDS encoding DmsC/YnfH family molybdoenzyme membrane anchor subunit → MSTTLPVVNRQPDLVGQLLQEQQELSAVEQFSDWHSGHESDAATAAPAQEKYYRSLLPASAPGPGQQFAFEVDLNACSGCKACVVACHTLNGLEEDESWRRVGTLLIGDPAAADVSAIQHVTTACHHCEDPGCLNGCPVKAYDKDPVTGIVRHLDDQCIGCKYCTMMCPYEVPQYSDRLGIVRKCDMCHQRLSVGEAPACVQSCPNEAIRITIVPSDGSDAATEESLVPSAPSSTITRPTTRYVAEATFDPAQTRPQDEHVDEVAESHWPLALMLVATQISVGILIAESIATLVLTAFGITVPGAVPIAAALSAFAIGNVGLGIAPLHLGQPLRMWRVFLGLKTSWLSREAVVLGKFMGLLAGGIALLLLPVVWDWIPTSVQDMIPTQWIPDWAGRALLTASIPVGLAGLYCSAMIYIATKRRLWRSGRTLPRFFGTTLTCGPIIAAVLFAFAGFGGTASVLCLVGAAAGCWKWMRERQLYRSPADLDDPYDRRSRRLVGNHLGEMLRMRGFSAVVATLLAGLAVVMCPFLPAAGGVCAAMSAAVWIAGESLERLLYFQSVVYDRMPGTL, encoded by the coding sequence ATGAGCACCACGCTTCCCGTCGTCAACCGCCAGCCCGATCTGGTCGGTCAATTGTTGCAGGAGCAACAAGAACTTAGTGCCGTCGAACAGTTCAGCGACTGGCACTCGGGGCACGAATCCGACGCCGCCACTGCGGCACCGGCACAGGAAAAGTACTATCGCAGTTTGCTTCCAGCGAGTGCCCCCGGACCGGGCCAGCAATTCGCCTTTGAAGTGGACCTGAACGCCTGCAGCGGATGCAAGGCATGTGTGGTCGCCTGCCATACGCTGAACGGGCTGGAAGAAGACGAATCGTGGCGCCGCGTCGGAACGCTGTTGATCGGCGATCCCGCCGCCGCCGACGTCTCCGCGATCCAGCACGTCACCACCGCCTGCCACCACTGTGAAGACCCCGGCTGTTTGAACGGCTGCCCGGTCAAGGCGTACGACAAAGATCCGGTCACCGGGATCGTTCGCCACTTGGATGACCAGTGCATCGGATGCAAGTACTGCACGATGATGTGCCCGTACGAAGTCCCACAGTACAGCGACCGGCTTGGCATCGTCCGCAAATGTGACATGTGCCATCAACGATTGAGCGTCGGTGAAGCTCCGGCCTGCGTCCAGTCCTGTCCGAACGAGGCGATCCGAATCACGATCGTGCCCTCCGACGGCAGTGATGCCGCGACCGAGGAATCGCTGGTTCCATCAGCACCGTCGTCGACGATCACCCGACCGACGACGCGTTATGTTGCCGAGGCGACGTTTGATCCGGCGCAAACGCGTCCCCAAGACGAACACGTCGACGAGGTCGCCGAGAGCCATTGGCCGTTGGCATTGATGCTGGTCGCGACACAGATTTCGGTCGGCATCCTGATCGCCGAATCGATCGCCACGTTGGTGCTGACGGCGTTCGGAATCACCGTCCCCGGAGCGGTCCCGATCGCCGCGGCGTTGTCGGCGTTTGCGATCGGCAATGTGGGGCTGGGAATCGCGCCGCTGCACTTGGGGCAACCGCTTCGCATGTGGCGTGTTTTCCTGGGATTGAAAACCAGTTGGCTGAGCCGCGAAGCCGTGGTGCTGGGCAAGTTCATGGGGCTGTTGGCCGGCGGAATCGCGTTGTTGCTGTTGCCCGTTGTCTGGGATTGGATTCCGACATCGGTCCAGGACATGATCCCGACCCAGTGGATTCCCGATTGGGCCGGACGAGCGCTGTTGACCGCGTCGATTCCCGTCGGTCTGGCCGGATTGTATTGCAGCGCGATGATCTACATCGCCACCAAACGACGGCTTTGGCGCAGCGGGCGGACGTTGCCGCGATTCTTTGGGACCACGCTGACCTGCGGACCGATCATCGCTGCGGTCCTGTTCGCCTTTGCCGGCTTCGGCGGCACCGCCTCGGTACTCTGTCTGGTCGGTGCCGCTGCCGGGTGCTGGAAATGGATGCGTGAACGTCAGCTTTATCGATCGCCCGCCGATTTGGACGACCCGTACGACCGACGATCGAGACGTCTGGTCGGCAATCACCTTGGTGAAATGCTGCGGATGCGCGGCTTTAGCGCCGTCGTCGCGACACTGTTGGCCGGATTGGCCGTTGTCATGTGCCCGTTCTTGCCCGCGGCCGGCGGAGTTTGTGCCGCGATGTCGGCGGCGGTTTGGATCGCCGGTGAGAGCCTGGAGCGGTTGCTGTACTTCCAAAGCGTCGTTTACGACCGCATGCCGGGCACACTTTAA
- a CDS encoding molybdopterin oxidoreductase family protein has translation MSIVTPKSLTQAEDEGRPRTFELPQLLQARTGKMTRELLLNPGDHGLGMTPESLQAETTTVAACGYCATGCGLRLHVRDGQAVGLTPETEYPVNLGMACPKGWEALEVLAADDRATYPLLRDADGEMKRVDWDTALTTFTERFKSIQSQHGNDSVAFLSTGQIPCEEMAFLGALAKFGMGMLHGDGNTRQCMATAVTAYKESFGFDSPPYTYDDFQQSDCMVFVGANPCIGHPIMWERVLRNPNSPEIIVLDPRRTETAMAATQHLQLRPKHDLAILYAITQHLIASDLIDHEYVAAHTTGFETLAEHVASFTPDVVGPAAGITADAIRRAAESIGQADAASLWWTMGVNQSYQGTRTAQAMINIALITGNIGRPGTGANSITGQCNAMGSRLWSNTTNLFGHHKFESAEDRERVARILDIDVDRIPDQGSWSYDRIVEGIRRDEIKGLWVIATNPAHSWIHQGDFKELLDKLDFLVVQDMYASTETAQHADLLLPAAGWGEKEGTFINSERRYGLLKKVRKAPGEALADFQIFRGIAAYWGVESMFADWTHPEAVFEKMQAASEGRPCDISGIQGYRQIDQSGGIQWPWTRQDAASNDVPPQQRRLFADGTFYHSDGNARLIVDAVAAMPEPPDSEYPILLMSGRGTVSQWHTQTRTSKSKVLRKLYPQRPYVEIHPTDASLIGVRNGDTVSVRSRRGEIFVTAMVTPTVQRNQAFIPMHYDVTNQLTLSHFDPHSRQPSYKDCAVAITKV, from the coding sequence ATGAGTATCGTCACGCCGAAATCATTGACCCAAGCGGAGGACGAAGGTCGCCCGCGAACCTTCGAGCTGCCGCAGTTGTTGCAAGCCCGCACGGGAAAGATGACCCGTGAGCTATTGCTGAACCCCGGCGATCACGGATTGGGGATGACCCCCGAATCGCTGCAGGCCGAAACGACCACGGTGGCGGCTTGTGGGTATTGCGCGACCGGCTGCGGATTGCGTCTGCACGTCCGCGACGGCCAGGCGGTCGGACTGACCCCGGAAACCGAGTACCCGGTCAACCTGGGCATGGCGTGTCCCAAAGGCTGGGAGGCGCTGGAAGTGCTCGCTGCGGACGACCGAGCCACGTATCCGTTATTGCGCGATGCCGACGGTGAAATGAAACGTGTCGATTGGGACACCGCGTTGACGACGTTCACCGAGCGTTTTAAATCGATTCAATCCCAGCACGGCAACGATTCGGTCGCTTTCCTAAGCACGGGGCAGATTCCGTGTGAAGAGATGGCGTTCCTGGGCGCGTTGGCGAAATTCGGGATGGGCATGTTGCACGGTGACGGCAACACCCGCCAGTGCATGGCCACCGCGGTGACCGCGTACAAGGAATCGTTCGGGTTCGATTCGCCGCCTTACACCTATGACGATTTTCAGCAAAGCGATTGCATGGTGTTCGTGGGGGCGAATCCCTGTATCGGCCATCCGATCATGTGGGAACGCGTGCTGCGTAACCCGAACAGTCCCGAGATCATCGTGTTGGATCCCCGCCGCACCGAAACGGCGATGGCGGCGACCCAGCACTTGCAGCTGCGGCCCAAACACGATCTGGCGATCCTGTACGCGATCACCCAGCACTTGATCGCCAGTGATTTGATCGATCATGAATATGTCGCCGCACACACGACCGGATTTGAAACGCTGGCCGAGCATGTCGCCTCGTTCACACCCGACGTCGTCGGTCCCGCGGCCGGGATCACCGCCGACGCCATCCGCCGGGCCGCCGAATCGATCGGCCAGGCGGACGCGGCATCGTTGTGGTGGACGATGGGTGTCAACCAAAGTTACCAAGGCACGCGTACCGCCCAGGCGATGATCAACATCGCGTTGATCACCGGCAATATCGGACGCCCCGGCACGGGCGCCAACAGCATCACCGGGCAATGCAACGCGATGGGGTCGCGTCTGTGGAGCAACACGACCAATTTGTTCGGGCACCACAAATTCGAATCGGCCGAAGATCGAGAACGTGTGGCACGTATTCTTGACATCGACGTGGATCGAATCCCCGATCAAGGCAGTTGGTCCTATGACCGGATCGTCGAAGGCATTCGGCGGGACGAGATCAAAGGGTTGTGGGTGATCGCGACCAATCCCGCACACAGTTGGATCCATCAGGGTGATTTCAAGGAACTGCTGGACAAGCTGGACTTTCTGGTCGTGCAAGACATGTACGCATCCACCGAAACCGCACAGCACGCCGACTTGCTGTTGCCGGCCGCGGGCTGGGGCGAAAAAGAAGGCACGTTCATCAACAGCGAACGCCGCTACGGGCTGCTGAAGAAGGTGCGAAAGGCCCCCGGCGAAGCGTTGGCCGATTTCCAGATCTTTCGTGGCATCGCCGCCTACTGGGGTGTGGAATCGATGTTCGCCGACTGGACGCACCCCGAAGCGGTGTTCGAAAAAATGCAGGCCGCCAGCGAGGGACGCCCCTGTGATATCAGCGGGATTCAGGGGTATCGCCAGATCGACCAATCCGGCGGAATCCAGTGGCCTTGGACGCGCCAGGATGCGGCGTCCAACGACGTGCCGCCGCAACAGCGTCGCTTGTTCGCCGACGGGACGTTCTATCACAGCGACGGCAATGCCCGGCTGATCGTGGACGCCGTTGCCGCGATGCCCGAGCCACCCGATTCGGAGTATCCGATTCTGTTGATGTCCGGACGCGGAACGGTCAGCCAGTGGCACACCCAAACACGCACCAGCAAGAGCAAGGTGCTGCGAAAACTGTATCCCCAACGCCCGTATGTCGAAATCCATCCGACCGATGCCAGTTTGATCGGCGTCCGCAACGGCGACACCGTTTCGGTGCGCTCGCGACGCGGTGAAATTTTCGTCACCGCGATGGTCACGCCCACCGTCCAGCGAAACCAAGCGTTCATCCCGATGCACTACGACGTCACCAATCAATTGACGCTCAGCCATTTTGATCCCCATTCGCGGCAGCCGAGTTACAAGGACTGCGCCGTGGCGATCACCAAAGTTTAG